The proteins below are encoded in one region of Amorphus orientalis:
- a CDS encoding LexA family transcriptional regulator codes for MMSDWLRQALTESGYSQAEIARLLSAQLGRSIDRAAVNKMVSGKRQIAADELLAIARMTGHPLPEDLRKAAAEGLRELTYHPDNEASVVTSDTLYKPQIPGALPEIDVRPGAGHGQVGALGVIALSNGETTVGHPVVREWTLPEEFTRYHLEITQGRTFVLEVVGDSMLPTLLPGDRVIVDTSQRSFRADALYIIDDSFGEPQVKRLRRVPYSDQPTIEIISDNPSYGRDQVSADRIRILGRVCGHMARK; via the coding sequence ATGATGAGCGACTGGCTGCGGCAAGCACTGACAGAAAGCGGGTATTCGCAGGCTGAAATTGCCCGCCTGCTTTCGGCCCAGCTCGGGCGGTCTATTGACCGGGCCGCAGTCAACAAGATGGTGTCCGGTAAGCGTCAGATTGCCGCCGACGAGTTGCTCGCAATCGCGAGGATGACTGGACACCCCCTCCCCGAAGACCTGAGAAAAGCAGCGGCCGAAGGCCTGCGGGAACTGACATACCACCCTGACAACGAGGCTAGCGTCGTCACTTCGGACACGCTCTATAAGCCTCAGATCCCAGGTGCACTCCCGGAAATCGACGTCAGGCCGGGAGCTGGCCACGGTCAGGTTGGTGCACTTGGCGTCATAGCGCTAAGCAATGGCGAAACGACAGTCGGCCATCCCGTCGTGCGGGAGTGGACTCTTCCAGAAGAATTCACAAGATATCATCTTGAGATCACACAAGGTCGCACGTTTGTTCTCGAAGTCGTCGGCGACTCTATGCTCCCGACCCTTTTGCCAGGCGACCGCGTTATTGTGGATACGTCGCAGCGGAGTTTCCGCGCAGACGCTCTCTATATTATTGACGACTCCTTTGGCGAACCTCAGGTGAAGAGGCTCCGCCGCGTTCCCTACAGCGACCAGCCCACTATCGAGATTATCTCCGACAACCCCAGCTACGGCCGCGACCAGGTATCAGCAGATCGGATTAGAATCCTCGGACGAGTATGCGGCCACATGGCCCGCAAGTGA
- a CDS encoding phage regulatory CII family protein, whose amino-acid sequence MADHARPHRSSDYLRLKAMTRRLVHAAGGIEAASLATRVGPQRISTYQRPHEPDFIPIDVVADLQADTDDLSVLRELARLAGAVVVPLPETPDEAGGPWHRHLADVASETSDVIKRLSESLADDGVVTAVESRNMHLTDEVDEAINALMRLRHRLEVVEGVSRGVERSDREVGGGVERSDREVSRGDREGGS is encoded by the coding sequence ATGGCTGATCATGCCCGTCCGCACCGCTCCTCCGACTATCTGCGCCTGAAGGCGATGACGCGCCGTCTCGTCCATGCGGCAGGCGGGATCGAGGCCGCGTCGCTTGCGACGCGGGTCGGGCCGCAGCGGATCTCGACCTATCAGCGACCGCACGAGCCCGACTTCATACCGATCGACGTCGTCGCCGACCTCCAGGCGGACACCGACGATCTGTCGGTTCTTCGGGAGCTCGCGCGGCTTGCGGGCGCCGTCGTCGTTCCGCTTCCGGAGACGCCGGACGAGGCCGGCGGCCCTTGGCACCGCCACCTGGCCGACGTGGCCTCGGAAACCTCGGACGTGATCAAGCGGCTGTCGGAGTCGCTCGCGGACGATGGCGTCGTCACCGCGGTTGAGAGCCGGAACATGCACCTCACCGACGAGGTAGACGAGGCGATCAATGCGCTGATGCGGCTGCGTCACCGGCTCGAGGTGGTCGAAGGGGTTTCAAGAGGCGTGGAGCGCAGCGACAGGGAAGTGGGAGGCGGCGTGGAGCGCAGCGACAGGGAAGTGTCACGCGGTGACCGGGAAGGTGGCTCATGA
- a CDS encoding helix-turn-helix domain-containing protein has product MTRPYSQIPGAEALIERVSKALVLAHPDCQARLTAGQEIGVPAAVTRTLAMGRPVAINGWLRWCAELELDPVTGKRLGKAVPPYEGGDFLWWMWGCGVHLTRVTRGDLSLRDLARQAGISPATASRMEHGEAMSVAAVAAVSRAIDLHPHAYCAPVFVGLVSRGTGTETLPPRGGERGDREGARGEERRRRDREDQSRGGECVARPGGVK; this is encoded by the coding sequence ATGACACGGCCCTATTCCCAGATCCCCGGCGCCGAGGCCCTGATCGAACGGGTGTCCAAGGCTCTCGTTTTGGCCCATCCGGATTGCCAGGCGCGCCTCACCGCCGGTCAGGAGATCGGTGTTCCGGCGGCGGTGACCCGCACGCTGGCCATGGGCCGGCCGGTCGCGATCAATGGCTGGCTGCGGTGGTGTGCGGAGCTCGAACTGGATCCGGTAACGGGCAAACGGCTCGGAAAAGCTGTTCCGCCTTACGAAGGCGGCGACTTCCTTTGGTGGATGTGGGGATGTGGCGTCCACCTGACGCGGGTTACGCGCGGGGATCTGAGCCTCCGGGACCTTGCGCGACAAGCAGGAATTTCGCCGGCCACGGCGTCCCGCATGGAGCACGGTGAAGCGATGTCGGTGGCGGCGGTCGCCGCCGTTTCCCGCGCGATCGACCTCCATCCGCATGCCTACTGTGCCCCGGTGTTCGTCGGGTTGGTTTCACGGGGAACCGGTACTGAAACACTTCCGCCAAGAGGCGGGGAGCGCGGCGACCGGGAAGGGGCAAGAGGCGAGGAGCGCCGCAGGCGCGACCGGGAAGATCAATCAAGAGGCGGGGAGTGCGTAGCACGACCGGGAGGT